From Chlorocebus sabaeus isolate Y175 chromosome 15, mChlSab1.0.hap1, whole genome shotgun sequence, the proteins below share one genomic window:
- the SERP1 gene encoding stress-associated endoplasmic reticulum protein 1 gives MVAKQRIRMANEKHSKNITQRGNVAKTSRNAPEEKASVGPWLLALFIFVVCGSAIFQIIQSIRMGM, from the exons ATGGTCGCCAAGCAGAGGATCCGTATGGCCAACGAGAAGCACAGCAAGAACATCACCCAGCGCGGCAACGTCGCCAAGACCTCC AGAAATGCCCCCGAAGAGAAGGCGTCTGTAGGACCCTGGTTATTGGCTCTCTTCATTTTTGTTGTCTGTGGCTCTG CAATTTTCCAGATTATTCAAAGTATCAGGATGGGCATGTGA